From a single Ornithodoros turicata isolate Travis chromosome 8, ASM3712646v1, whole genome shotgun sequence genomic region:
- the LOC135366462 gene encoding uncharacterized protein LOC135366462, giving the protein MDGRKQCSVYLFHRVLDSSSLGSLTSISSSVKQFQHWIVYFIFADGTALECDGQQDATSKKLRGSARLISHSDVEPLRKDMTLLKDGVSLSKEDIREVVDDMNLNSKKYDVLWNNCQYWIKKLLGRLGVPVPDVDLREVAIAGAIPVPLRPDPFFMTLDEMPS; this is encoded by the exons ATGGATGGACGGAAACAGTGTAGTGTCTATCTCTTCCACCGAGTCTTGGACTCATCGTCGTTAGGTTCACTGACCAGTATATCGTCGTCTGTGAAGCAGTTTCAGCACTGGATTGTCTACTTTATTTTTGCTGACGGAACAGCTCTAGAGTGTGATGGACAACAAGACGCTACCTCTAAGAAACTGCGTGGGAGTGCACGGTTGATAAGTCACAGCGACGTGGAGCCTTTGAGAAAAGACATG ACACTACTGAAGGACGGTGTTTCTCTCTCCAAAGAAGATATCAGAGAAGTGGTGGACGACATGAACCTGAATAGCAAGAAGTATGACGTTCTCTGGAACAACTGCCAGTACTGGATCAAAAAGCTGCTTGGAAGGCTAGGCGTACCAGTGCCTGACGTCGATCTGAGAGAAGTCGCCATTGCAGGTGCCATTCCTGTACCGCTGCGACCGGACCCTTTCTTCATGACCTTAGATGAGATGCCTTCATGA